From Camelina sativa cultivar DH55 chromosome 5, Cs, whole genome shotgun sequence:
AAGAGTTTTCTCCAAGTATCCATCATTTTAACAGAAGCATCTCTATATCCAAAGCCAAAAAGATCCATGGATGGGCCCTGACGAATACTAATCCCTTCCAATAACATTGGCCTAATCGAGTATTGACATGGACACACTCTTGTGCacacaagaaaacagaaaggAATTGTACCTTTAAGCATCTTTATGTAAACAAAAGTAAGTAATGCATAATTACACACTGCCAGTAAAGATTTGACTCACATAGAAGTATCTAAAGCTTTAGTTAAATGCAATCACAATTTTCTTCATTTCAATCATATAACATTTGATGAATTAATAGTACGAAATATATTTCAGTGTATGCACCATGTAGTAAATATATCCACGGTATCTGATATAAATTCTTTCATTCAGAGgccaattatttatttatccacTCTCACGTCTCACTACTCAAAGTACTATAGTGACCAGCCAATCTTAAATGTTAAGAGTATGTTTGTTCCTCAATAGATGGCACAACACAAAATAAACCAAGCAATGACTCAATGTACATTATTAGCAAGGACGTACAACCAATTAAACGTCCAGACAAAGAAAATTGCTCTGACAATGAACACAAGTTAAATTAGCATCCTAGTGAGCTTGCATCTCGCTTGTTCTAATTCTAATACGATCACTACAGACACAATATGGAGATATCAAGAGCTCTGCAACATCAATAGAAACCTCATGAAAATGACTCCACGGTAAGATTAGATGTAGCGACTCAAAGATCCAAGCCATTAAACATTGGGGTGAACAAtgtcataataaaaaaaaaaaaaactggccAATACTTGCAGAAACTAGTATTTGCAGCCATTCAATTTGGTACTTTTAAAACAGAAATCAGAAGCCTAACCTTTGTGGAAAACACACGTTCATGAGATTCATCAAGGATTATATTTGTAGCTTGGTCGAAACCTTTAAGAACTCCCTGAAAATTAAAACATCCGCATTGCTCTCTTTGCTTATATATTTCGAGTGACAAAGCATATAACACACAAGTAGAGAAAATAAACATACCACAATGTTGCGTCCATCATTTGTAATCACCGAAATCATCTCTGCAACACCAACCAAAAGATAAATACTTTTGTACAATTCATGCGATAACGCATCACTACATCAATCTAGAATGTTGCTTACtggaagaaaaaagataaaaaaggcAACTTACGATCAACAAGAGACTCGAGACCAGTGGCTGTCGCCATACTAAGAGTCCAGAGAACAATATGACCTGAAAGGGTTTCTAAAATATTAGACTAGGAATTTCATCGAACAGGTGGTGGGCATTATAGATAACAAACAGAGTCATATAGATTCTATCACCAAGTTTGACATGAACCCAGAATTaagagaaacaagagatcaaCCCAGCGTAATTCGACCCAAATCAGAGAATAACCAAATGTAAAATTGGTTCCGGTTCCTGGGAATTATTACATCGAAGGGTTTCAAGGTATTCAAAAATGAGGAAGACGATAGATAGAAGAAAGCTCTAACCTTTACTGCTTCCGAATCAAAACGCAGTTGCTTAGCAGAGCTTTCTGATTCGTAAAGCCCTAAAAAAACCTTCGCACTGCTTTCAGAGAACTCCTCGGGCTCGGCTGTGTGTTTGTTTGCCTTCGAATTAGATGTATAGGTTTAAGAAATTGCTCAAACCAACAATCTAACCGAACCAACATTTTATCCGGTTTAATTCGACAATTTTTTCCTACACCGAAATTCAGAGAGTCTCGACCCGAACCAAACCGGTTCAACCCACtcaaaaattatgttattagttattagttattattagtTACTCCACAAAATTGTCATAacctgaagaagagaagattaaaTTGAGAAGTGGattcaaactaaaccaaaaattatttggtttaactcatcaagtttttttccaaaccaAAATTTCTGACCCGAACCGGACCATTTAACCATTAACCTCTCTAAAATTGCCataacaagaagagaaaaaaaaaaaaaaaaaaaattcattgaaaTGAGCAAAGTGAATacacaataaaccaaataaacaacaaTGTCTCCTAATTAAACATAAAACCACAACAACACGAGTTTGTGTCATTATTGCCTAAAGAAGAGTCATGTAACATTGTTGCTGCCTGATGATTCCTCCAACGAACCGCCTCTCTTCACAGTCACATACTTGTCAAAACTCGGTTCCATCAAATCCGCTTTCTTAGCCGTCGATGTGAATCTAAACCGGCTCGAATCAGAGTTGCTGTTAGCCATAGAGTTAAGATCAGCCACTGCTTCAACAATGGAACAAGCTTTAGTAACACATAACGGCAACAACGAAACCGAGTTGTCTTCAACAACACTCTTCCCATGAAAATTCTGAATATCTTTCAACAACAATGCTGTGTAATTGTTATCTTCGTTCGATACCAAATCGAAATCTCGAGATTTCCTCAACGATCTGCTTCTGTTTAACACAACTTGAGGAGGTTTCGCTATCGCTACTTCTACAACAGCGGCACGACTACTCGGGCTTGCAGCTCTACTAGTTCTTGGATTAGGTTTCAGAGACTCTACCGTCTTCTTGGTGTTGTTACAAGATCCGATTCTTGATGAGTTTTGATCAATCTCTCCTAATGGATTTCGTCTATACGGCGATTGTTCCGCCTTTCTTGAATTGCTCCGGCTCAGCGAGGGACCCGTTCTTGCCGGAGACTTTGATCTCGGAGACGCTGCGATTCTACAAGCGTCTCCGATGTTTCTCTTAACCGTTACCCGTTTAACCGACGGCTCTACGTTGTTGCTCTTATCAGTCGCCGGAATCGTAACAAACTTTCCCGGTCTATTGTTGTTAACATTTGGAAACTCCGATCGTTTCGCCGGAGATCTACTCACTCGCCTGCTACCACCGCCGTTGTTTCCTCTTTCTCTGCTTCCGGATCGATAACTCTTAGAATCATCCCTTTCTCTACTTGGAGTTCGTCTTCTCCGTTCCCGTGGCGAACCGTTCACTCTCTCAACTCCACGGTGACGATTCCGGTGAGTCTGCATCTCAGCCTCTACCACCTCCTCCGCCGCAGCATCGCCGCCGTTTTggtcaaaatcaaaacttctcTTTGAACCAGAGTATCTTCTTGTTTTAGCAGCAGAGTTGCTTCTACTCAGCTTCCCACATTGTATTAATATAGCATCGACTTCTTCTTTAGTACAGCTCGAGATCCTCACGACAGGTGTTGTAGAGTTCGGTTTCTGTTTCTCAGCAGCTACAGGAGACGAAACTTGAGAGTCTTTATCTGAATCTGTCTTCTTGGATCTCTCTTCATGGCTTCTTCTGTGTTTTATCACCAAAGCTTCTTTTTttggaacttcttcttcttcttcttcttcttcttcttcttgattcagtttctgagatttgggttttgtttcttctattggCTCAATCTTGGGTTTGATGGGATCTGGGGATCTAATAATAGTAGAGGAGGTGACATTAGAGGAAGGAGAAGGTTTTTTGCTAAGACAGCAACCCATTTGTGCTCTCAAAGAGTTTGGAAAGAACAGAGAAGTTTGAAGTAGAAGTGAGTCAAGATCAAGAGAGATTTTAGGGGAATGTCTTTGTGTAAAAAGAcgaaagaaaattttaaaacttcaaattctgagaatattattaaatttggtAATGCGATTTGTGACAGAGACAGATCCTTTTATTTCAGAGAATATTCGAATTAGCCCCTTTATTTTCTCAATGTGGGCGTGAGATTGTAACTTATTAAGAAGATTGGGATCAAACTgaaattattcaattttaacAAGGACAGAACAGTGAGAGAGTCATTTTGAAGCCGTTGTACACTGCAGTCAATGTcgtattatattattatctgagccttctctcctttttttcgAAGCAATTTGGGGTTTCTTCAGTTTTTTATATAAGGTTTAGAGTTCCAACGGCTATTTTGCATGTTTGACGGTTTTGTCAGGTTGGTTACCCAAAAGCATTTTTGTTCACAATTATTATACGTAATGTCACTGAAAACATAACTCGGATTTTTTTGCTGCAAAAAGATCTTGAACAGATTCAACATATCTATCTTGCTAAGGAAGAACAATCAAATAAACTTATCTGGAATTATAGCACTTATGGAGACTACACTGTCAAGTCGGGCTACTGGCTGTTAACACGTGATCCACTCTCATGTGACATTTGTCCTAATAAACCTTATGGATAGATTGagctcaaaaataaaatttggaatttaaAAGTTATACCAAagataaaacattttctttggcGTACTATTTCTCGAGCTCTACCCACTATAACAAGATTAAGATCAGGGGATATGCAATTAGATGTTATTTGCCCCGATGTCGACAAACAgatgaaacaataaatcataacactacaacaaatatgcacattgttaaccagagaaaaaCGCTATCATAGGCCTTTGATAGCGTTTTCATGAGCGCTGTTTTAGGGCACTGTTATTATATGTACCCCATATACAATAGCACTAATTACGTAtgctatgttatatttttataacatagctttaagaaattgctatattatcaagatcataattttgaaaaaatttatacaacatttgttttttcgtgctatgttatagttttatagcatagctctaataaactgctgtattatcaagattataattttgcaaaaatttatacaatatttaatttttcgtgctatgttatacatatctaatatagctgttgcgaaatgctgttttatcttgtttactgtgctatggtatattcttttatcataacgtttacctgtacttttatagcattttctgatatgtgattatagcacacataacctgttttataaaatctcataaaatctgattaataaacgtctcagatccaaaatacataacaaaagtctcaagaacatcagtttaccatcaaagtctcaagaacatccaaaataaacaagcaatctcaagtacttaacattacacaataaaaccatcagtttaagacataatgaccttgttctctggccaagcaatgcaggagctaagtgcatcttcaataatctctatttcatcggatggcctccaaacttttacatttttcaccttcacaacatctatccacactttaactgcattagaacccaagcgagtaaagtgaaccttatgttctggatcatttgttccccatcgtccttcagccacaaccctattcttttcagttaaatccatcaacttgcacttcttattctccttggaaataactttattaatgcgctgccatgtttacaatataaaccatcagtcatcatataattaacaaaaacaacttcataacatatgaaaacacttactggagacttcctgagaggagactgtgatggtaaagtattctttattggtgatattggacccgttgcatcatcaacaggagactcagaaccagatgcagacttagaagacatagatgcagatttggcctgcgatgcagcctttgaagctgttgctgaagttttggactctgtagcagacttagaagctgtggctgcagacttggcctttgatgcagacaaagaagcatgtgatgtagcattctgaccagttggagttgagggattttcaaaatcaaccttaCTCAGGGGCCAAGATACGTAAGCCATCAAACAGTCCTCAAGAAATGACATTTCAGCTGTAGGTCTCCATAGTGATGTATCAGGCTGCTTTACTGAATCCACAAATACTTTAACTGCTTTTGGTCCAAGAGGAATTCCGTTAACCAACGCACTTGGTTCTTGTGTCTCCCAACGCCCCTCAGCAACAATGACGTCACCCTTAGACAAATCCAatagtttacatttgtttccttgtataccctgttaaacacaatcagtaaacaaatccaatataattaattagcattataGACAGGGGTAATACATTGCTAACACATtgctagaaattataaataccataggggcaatgtcttccatttggatgttgttgtctACCAGTCTACACTTATCAGTTGGCCATGCGATTATATGtccaacagcttctttcatatgaaagatcttttgtGCAGGTCTCCATAGAAATGCATCTGGTTTATATGCAGCTTCAACTAACACTTTGAGATCATAAGGGCCAAGACGACAGTCATTCACTATGTCATccggatcagaagaaagaatccgaccctcaccaacattttcatcaatgtcagaccaatcaacaaacacacacttaggatgtgctcttttgtttacactctgcaacaatttcatgagcaactaagaatcataaacgacactaagaagaatcacttagctgatatgaaaagaagtaagaatatGTTACTCTTGCAGCTGAGNACACACAAAGAGAATTTAGAAGAATAAATCGAGTGTAGCGAGCTTAGGttgtaacgagagagagagagagtgtgtcgagtttttggtttttttttttatttggcgattaagtgaataatttcactaagtattggcggacaaaagtcacttttgtttcccgctacataattttcctatcatagcgttaataagatgctattaaaaagtaagcgaaaaaaaatctcatctttcatagcagtgacggaaaatgagctatatccgtctgctatcaatgtacatatttgttgtagtgNTGTAGTGTAATGATCCTGAGGAGAATATTTCAAATATCATCACATCTACAGTCAACACTGCAAACATAGACAATGAAACAATGTTACTTTTTTGACTACTTTTGCGTATTTGGAAGGCACAAAACAATTTCGTGTTTATTAGTTTCAAAGAAAGTGCTTCTAAGACAGTTTTACAGTCCAAcgatgaaacaaaagaatggtTTGATATTATACAGAAAACTGATAATCTACAACCTCAACGAACAAGATCTGAGGCATACGGATGGAGCTCCATCTACCCAAATTGTGAATGTAATTTTGATGCAGGCTTCAGCAATTTACACCATGAAGCAACTGAAGGTTGGATAATCCGTGACTGTTTTGGTTCACCATTAGCTTGGGCATCAACAAAATTTACCTATACGTCTTCGCCATTGGAAGCAGAAGCAAAATCATTGGTTGTTACTCTTCAAAAAACTTGGATTCGAGGTTATACATCAGCTGTGTTTGAAGGTGACTGTGAAGTTCTCATTAACTTGGCATATGGGCGATCACGAAATAGAACTCTAATAAATCTTCTTCAAGATATATAGTATTGGGCTACAAAATTTCTTTCtgtaaagtttatttttacaAGAAGAGAATGTAATAAAGTAGTTCATTTGTTAGCACAATTTGGCTGTATTGATAGAGTGTTTTATGCTGATTCTATAATGATGCCAAAATGGCTACAAGAACAAATTTGTATTGACCAAgtttaaatcaatataagtactatttgagtaaaaaaaattttggatttttattgatggaagcaaaaaaaatataaattgtatatatgtaaatgtattTAACTTagcaaagttaaaaaaaaaatggaaccaaCTTCTTAAAAAATATTGGTTGGATATGAGATATTTCCATATTTCCTAAATCCTAcaataaatcaaaccaaatttgaGTCTTATCATTTAATACTAGTATCATTTACAAAGACAACAATTACTAAAATATTGATGGTTTAAAAATGCATAAAAACCTCAAgatataaatagtaaataccaTAAAGAAAGGACAAGTATAAATTTGTAAATGGCTACCTTAACATTCTTATTTTAGGTATGATACATAAGTCAGATAGAACTCTAACACCAATCATTCAAAAATATTGATCCAGGATATTTCGGATAATATACATCCAAACACATGGAAATCGAAGAGTTCCAACACTGGCACTACGAGAGATTATTTTGTAAGCAAAATTAAATGAAGTTAAAGTTGCGAGAAAGATAAATTAAGAGACAAATCGAATCtggattttttatataaattaagaaaaaatattgaaagataaTAAAGATATTGGCCAAGTGTATGACGTCATTTTTCTAATAGatgacttaatttttttttcccaagagtgttttattaataatacaaaGCCAAATATAACAGGTCAAGATTACAAACCAAGTATAAGAGgccaacattaaaccaaaataaacaagcCTAAAAAagccaaataaaacaaaagcccACATGCCCAAATAATAAATCCTTCcttaaagactaaagagtaagCATTGTAACAAAGAACTGGCAAGAGAGAAACATGATGAATGACATGTGGAAAGTCGAAGAAGTTGGAGTCTCTGATCACCAGCAGACAAACGTAGCACCAGAAAACTTCAATTCCAACCAAAATTGCACAAGGAAATTTCGATATACGtccaaaaaaaaggtaaattcCAATTTGTTGAGAATATGACTCCACCTTTAGcaattctttttcatcttcgtctTAAATCAGCAATTTTTCGATCTTCAAGAAATTAGATCTACATCATAAACCAGAGAAATAGTAGTGGGAACTCGCCGGAGAGATGATTGGTGAGAGACCACATGAAAGCCATCGACGATGAGGAAGCCATTGTAGGCAGACACAAACTGGACACGGTCACATAAAAGCCAACGTATTCAAAGCCATAAGCCGGACATCATTGCATAGAAAGCTAACACATGTCAGAATCATAAGCCAAACATCGTTGAATAGAAAGTCAATGCATGGCAGAGCCAAAAGCCGACCACCGTAACTAAGAAAACCAATACAAGccgaatatttcatttaaagaaacttttctctcttaaaaattgagagagtgaaagagagagaaaagctcACAAATTCTCCTTTTAATTTAACTTAATTCTTGTAGCCACATGAAGAACTTAATTAGACTTCGTTGATGTATTAATTTTATTACTGTGTTagatttatttattactttataataaaattatattttggacAAATTTCTCGTGtcattggaataaatttggaccaATCAAATCAACATCTGTATTAGTGTATAGATCCAAAAGTAAATTAGTTTATAGGGCAGATGACATGTCGAGtacttcaaaataattttagtgtcaataaaattacaaaatcaaaatgaatgtTACATTTGCGGAGGCAATTTCTCCTACCTTTGTAACAAAAGGTACTCAACATGTGAAAGTAACCGGCTCATgtaaaaaacattgatttgaattTTCGTATTTAAACATTGTGGTTATCGTTATACCTTATTGGTATTTTGGGTTACACTATTTTATCGCGTTT
This genomic window contains:
- the LOC104787275 gene encoding sm-like protein LSM8; the encoded protein is MATATGLESLVDQMISVITNDGRNIVGVLKGFDQATNIILDESHERVFSTKEGVQQHVLGLYIIRGDNIGVIGELDEELDASLDLSKLRAHPLKPVVH
- the LOC104787276 gene encoding uncharacterized protein At1g65710-like; this translates as MGCCLSKKPSPSSNVTSSTIIRSPDPIKPKIEPIEETKPKSQKLNQEEEEEEEEEEVPKKEALVIKHRRSHEERSKKTDSDKDSQVSSPVAAEKQKPNSTTPVVRISSCTKEEVDAILIQCGKLSRSNSAAKTRRYSGSKRSFDFDQNGGDAAAEEVVEAEMQTHRNRHRGVERVNGSPRERRRRTPSRERDDSKSYRSGSRERGNNGGGSRRVSRSPAKRSEFPNVNNNRPGKFVTIPATDKSNNVEPSVKRVTVKRNIGDACRIAASPRSKSPARTGPSLSRSNSRKAEQSPYRRNPLGEIDQNSSRIGSCNNTKKTVESLKPNPRTSRAASPSSRAAVVEVAIAKPPQVVLNRSRSLRKSRDFDLVSNEDNNYTALLLKDIQNFHGKSVVEDNSVSLLPLCVTKACSIVEAVADLNSMANSNSDSSRFRFTSTAKKADLMEPSFDKYVTVKRGGSLEESSGSNNVT